From the Anguilla anguilla isolate fAngAng1 chromosome 8, fAngAng1.pri, whole genome shotgun sequence genome, one window contains:
- the LOC118233751 gene encoding CD209 antigen-like protein E isoform X4, whose amino-acid sequence MDNVYGNAEIVFSHLEKRQAADLFKDGKGGAPCRCSLALLAVLCLALLGGLTALGILYVQKSNRSDALEEENRELSISLSSVEQRLAAMDGCACLTGWRIHQGKCYFFSTEKMHWSQSQEYCTSKGAHLVVINNQQEQNFVSSRVSETHWIGLSDRNTEGQWVWVDGTPLDRSGTQYWWSKEPDNWMGAGDPFGEDCAALGDHNGNHTSWFDASCRNMKKFVCETATNLNEAGPEYLVSP is encoded by the exons ATGGACAATGTCTACGGCAACGCAGAAATAGTGTTCTCTCACCTGGAGAAGAGGCAAGCGGCAGATCTCTTCAAAG ATGGGAAAggtggcgccccctgcaggtgcagCCTGGCCCTGCTAGCTGTACTCTGCCTTGCTCTGCTGGGTGGTCTTACTGCTCTGGGGATCCTGT ACGTTCAGAAAAGCAACCGATCGGAcgccctggaggaggagaacagggaactctccatctctctgtcttctgTGGAGCAGAGGCTAGCAG CTATGGACGGATGTGCATGCCTCACTGGATGGAGAATACACCAGGGAAAGTGTTACTTCTTCTCCACTGAGAAGATGCACTGGTCTCAAAGTCAGGAGTACTGCACCTCGAAGGGGGCACATCTGGTCGTCATAAACAACCAACAGGAACAG AATTTTGTGTCGTCCAGGGTTAGTGAGACGCACTGGATTGGGCTGAGCGACCGGAACACAGAGGGACAGTGGGTCTGGGTGGACGGTACGCCTCTTGACAGAAGCGGAACCCA GTACTGGTGGTCAAAGGAGCCGGACAACTGGATGGGCGCAGGGGACCCGTTCGGAGAAGACTGCGCAGCTCTGGGGGACCACAACGGAAACCACACTTCCTGGTTCGACGCTTCTTGTCGAAACATGAAAAAATTTGTCTGTGAAACTGCCACGAATTTGAACGAAGCAGGTCCAGAATATCTTGTTTCGCCCTGA
- the LOC118233751 gene encoding C-type lectin domain family 4 member E-like isoform X3, with protein MDNVYGNAEIVFSHLEKRQAADLFKDGKGGAPCRCSLALLAVLCLALLGGLTALGILYVQKSNRSDALEEENRELSISLSSVEQRLADIKRNLEELQVKHTDLLKTISHYNAMDGCACLTGWRIHQGKCYFFSTEKMHWSQSQEYCTSKGAHLVVINNQQEQNFVSSRVSETHWIGLSDRNTEGQWVWVDGTPLDRSGTQYWWSKEPDNWMGAGDPFGEDCAALGDHNGNHTSWFDASCRNMKKFVCETATNLNEAGPEYLVSP; from the exons ATGGACAATGTCTACGGCAACGCAGAAATAGTGTTCTCTCACCTGGAGAAGAGGCAAGCGGCAGATCTCTTCAAAG ATGGGAAAggtggcgccccctgcaggtgcagCCTGGCCCTGCTAGCTGTACTCTGCCTTGCTCTGCTGGGTGGTCTTACTGCTCTGGGGATCCTGT ACGTTCAGAAAAGCAACCGATCGGAcgccctggaggaggagaacagggaactctccatctctctgtcttctgTGGAGCAGAGGCTAGCAG ACATAAAGAGAAATCTGGAGGAGCTGCAAGTCAAGCATACAGATCTGTTGAAAACTATTTCCCATTACAATG CTATGGACGGATGTGCATGCCTCACTGGATGGAGAATACACCAGGGAAAGTGTTACTTCTTCTCCACTGAGAAGATGCACTGGTCTCAAAGTCAGGAGTACTGCACCTCGAAGGGGGCACATCTGGTCGTCATAAACAACCAACAGGAACAG AATTTTGTGTCGTCCAGGGTTAGTGAGACGCACTGGATTGGGCTGAGCGACCGGAACACAGAGGGACAGTGGGTCTGGGTGGACGGTACGCCTCTTGACAGAAGCGGAACCCA GTACTGGTGGTCAAAGGAGCCGGACAACTGGATGGGCGCAGGGGACCCGTTCGGAGAAGACTGCGCAGCTCTGGGGGACCACAACGGAAACCACACTTCCTGGTTCGACGCTTCTTGTCGAAACATGAAAAAATTTGTCTGTGAAACTGCCACGAATTTGAACGAAGCAGGTCCAGAATATCTTGTTTCGCCCTGA
- the LOC118233751 gene encoding C-type lectin domain family 4 member E-like isoform X2, producing the protein MDNVYGNAEIVFSHLEKRQAADLFKDGKGGAPCRCSLALLAVLCLALLGGLTALGILYVQKSNRSDALEEENRELSISLSSVEQRLAGTERKLEELQVRHRNASETLSAYRAMDGCACLTGWRIHQGKCYFFSTEKMHWSQSQEYCTSKGAHLVVINNQQEQNFVSSRVSETHWIGLSDRNTEGQWVWVDGTPLDRSGTQYWWSKEPDNWMGAGDPFGEDCAALGDHNGNHTSWFDASCRNMKKFVCETATNLNEAGPEYLVSP; encoded by the exons ATGGACAATGTCTACGGCAACGCAGAAATAGTGTTCTCTCACCTGGAGAAGAGGCAAGCGGCAGATCTCTTCAAAG ATGGGAAAggtggcgccccctgcaggtgcagCCTGGCCCTGCTAGCTGTACTCTGCCTTGCTCTGCTGGGTGGTCTTACTGCTCTGGGGATCCTGT ACGTTCAGAAAAGCAACCGATCGGAcgccctggaggaggagaacagggaactctccatctctctgtcttctgTGGAGCAGAGGCTAGCAG GAACCGAAAGAAAGTTGGAGGAACTGCAAGTGAGACACAGAAATGCGTCAGAAACACTCTCTGCTTATCGAG CTATGGACGGATGTGCATGCCTCACTGGATGGAGAATACACCAGGGAAAGTGTTACTTCTTCTCCACTGAGAAGATGCACTGGTCTCAAAGTCAGGAGTACTGCACCTCGAAGGGGGCACATCTGGTCGTCATAAACAACCAACAGGAACAG AATTTTGTGTCGTCCAGGGTTAGTGAGACGCACTGGATTGGGCTGAGCGACCGGAACACAGAGGGACAGTGGGTCTGGGTGGACGGTACGCCTCTTGACAGAAGCGGAACCCA GTACTGGTGGTCAAAGGAGCCGGACAACTGGATGGGCGCAGGGGACCCGTTCGGAGAAGACTGCGCAGCTCTGGGGGACCACAACGGAAACCACACTTCCTGGTTCGACGCTTCTTGTCGAAACATGAAAAAATTTGTCTGTGAAACTGCCACGAATTTGAACGAAGCAGGTCCAGAATATCTTGTTTCGCCCTGA
- the LOC118233751 gene encoding asialoglycoprotein receptor 1-like isoform X1 — MDNVYGNAEIVFSHLEKRQAADLFKDGKGGAPCRCSLALLAVLCLALLGGLTALGILYVQKSNRSDALEEENRELSISLSSVEQRLAGTERKLEELQVRHRNASETLSAYRDIKRNLEELQVKHTDLLKTISHYNAMDGCACLTGWRIHQGKCYFFSTEKMHWSQSQEYCTSKGAHLVVINNQQEQNFVSSRVSETHWIGLSDRNTEGQWVWVDGTPLDRSGTQYWWSKEPDNWMGAGDPFGEDCAALGDHNGNHTSWFDASCRNMKKFVCETATNLNEAGPEYLVSP, encoded by the exons ATGGACAATGTCTACGGCAACGCAGAAATAGTGTTCTCTCACCTGGAGAAGAGGCAAGCGGCAGATCTCTTCAAAG ATGGGAAAggtggcgccccctgcaggtgcagCCTGGCCCTGCTAGCTGTACTCTGCCTTGCTCTGCTGGGTGGTCTTACTGCTCTGGGGATCCTGT ACGTTCAGAAAAGCAACCGATCGGAcgccctggaggaggagaacagggaactctccatctctctgtcttctgTGGAGCAGAGGCTAGCAG GAACCGAAAGAAAGTTGGAGGAACTGCAAGTGAGACACAGAAATGCGTCAGAAACACTCTCTGCTTATCGAG ACATAAAGAGAAATCTGGAGGAGCTGCAAGTCAAGCATACAGATCTGTTGAAAACTATTTCCCATTACAATG CTATGGACGGATGTGCATGCCTCACTGGATGGAGAATACACCAGGGAAAGTGTTACTTCTTCTCCACTGAGAAGATGCACTGGTCTCAAAGTCAGGAGTACTGCACCTCGAAGGGGGCACATCTGGTCGTCATAAACAACCAACAGGAACAG AATTTTGTGTCGTCCAGGGTTAGTGAGACGCACTGGATTGGGCTGAGCGACCGGAACACAGAGGGACAGTGGGTCTGGGTGGACGGTACGCCTCTTGACAGAAGCGGAACCCA GTACTGGTGGTCAAAGGAGCCGGACAACTGGATGGGCGCAGGGGACCCGTTCGGAGAAGACTGCGCAGCTCTGGGGGACCACAACGGAAACCACACTTCCTGGTTCGACGCTTCTTGTCGAAACATGAAAAAATTTGTCTGTGAAACTGCCACGAATTTGAACGAAGCAGGTCCAGAATATCTTGTTTCGCCCTGA